From the Bacillus sp. FJAT-22090 genome, the window CTCCTCGCCAATAAATAGAGGTTGATCTTTTAGTTCATTCTTCATTTTATCGAGAAACATGAAATTCCTCCTTACCACTCTTTATTTCATATACTTCCATCGTATCATGAAAAAACTTTAGCCGAAATCAGAAAAGGATTCTACTCATATTTTGTCTTACATAATGCCAGAAAATGGTTGAACGAGACAATCTCTGCCTTGAACACGACAAACTGCACTTTAAGCGCGACAAACCAACCCTCGAACACGACAAACCACCTGCTCAAAGCGACAAAACTAAAAAAAGCCCCTTGAAGAGACCTTTCTTTAGCATGTAGCTAGCTATTTTCTTTTAGTTGATTAATTCTTTCTATTATATGAATAATCTCGGCCGTTTCTTCTAATGGAACTGATGTAACCCCTGTTTCAAAAAATTTAATGACATGCTCAAGTAATCCTGCATAGTATGGTTTTTCTTCTTCCCAGAGTTTCAGTGTATACACGTGTTCTTTTGAATGAAGTACTGCTCCAAATCGATTATGCCAAGAGTTTTCTCCACGGATAATCACGTGATTGCCATTTGAAAAAGTTAAATGTAATTGCTCACAATCTGGCAGAAACTTCAGTTCCATGTCTTCCACTGCTGTTCCAAAGAGGGTGACAACCATTTCTACTAAATGAATTCCATACCAGAAATAGCCAGGCATTTGCGCTTGCAATGGAGTCGGCCCAAAGAAATAACCGCTAAGAATATCTTTATTAGTCGCCACTTTCATAACTGATTCTGAGAATCTTAAAGAAGAGGAGCTCATTACATGTGTATTAAACTCTTTACTTAGCTTAATCACTTCCTCCATCTCCGTACTGCTCATCACAATGGGCTTATCAATAAAAACCGGTTTGCCATAACCTACAACTTTCTTGAACCAATCTAAATGATTTCTACCATCAACCGTTCCAATAATTACTGCATCGACCAGATTCATAAATTCATCAACATCATCAACAGGTACTACCCCATACTTCGTTGTAACTAATTCAAAATACTGCGGGAATCTATCCGCACTTATTGGCAAATCCTTAGAAAAGGTAGGAATAGCATGAGTTATTCTAGCACCCTTGACATGATGAGGGTCACTTGAATCATTCAGTAATCTCGTAAAAATCTCACTATGAGAAGTATCTAACCCGATTAACCCAATATTCATACGGTATTCTCCTCACTTTTTAGAAGAGAGAAAACTTGTCGCGGTCGTCCTCTTCTTGATATTTTTTCCATACCTATTACTTCTATTAATTTGCCGTCCAACCAAGACTGGATAATTCGGTGGGCACTCCTTGGTGTAATTCCTAAAACGGAAGCAAGTTCATGAGCTGTGAACTCGTTTTTCTTTTTTCGTTTTATTAATGCCATTGTTTTCTCCATATTTGCTGCACTCATACCGATAATCTCGGCTTTGTTTATTAATAATTGATCTGTCATTGCTAATGGATATTTCAATGGGGCAATCAAATCGATCGGGCCAAAAACACTTCGGTCTTCCCTCACGATAAAGCAGCAAGATCCTCCACTATCTTGGGCTTGAATAAGCGCTACTCTTGCGTGGGAACCCGCCTCTAAGGCAGAAAACCCAAATCCAATCCCAATGGATAAGTGAACACCCAATTTCTTCTTTACTTCATCTACAATCGGCAAAAACTTATACCCTTCTGTAATTCGCTCAAAAATTCCTCTATTCGTTACAAACAAATATTCATTGCTGCTGAGAGCGGTTAAATATCCACTCATTTGTTCTGCAAAATGAAGGAGCATCCGATAAATATCATGGTTTCGTTTTTGTAGCTGATGCTCTGTCATAAAATCATTGATGGGAGAAGCAGTATTTTCTATAAAGATTCTCCCTATAATAATCTGCATCTCTTTTTGTTTTCGTTGGTTCGTTCCTAGTAGCATTCTTTCGATTGCAACAATAATATCTTCCTCTGAAGGCTTTAACCATTCGTTGAGAACGTTTTTATTTGTCAAGGATTCACTTACTAATTTCAAACTTGTAATTACAACTGTATCCGGATCTTTTGCTATGTTTTCAAGATGATAATTAAGCAAATCATATACATTTTCATTGGAGACCATGTCTTTAAAATTACAATAAGTAAATGTTTCTTCTAGATTATTTTTTACTATTTCTATATATTCATTTTGAATCCCATCAAAGCTTATTTGAGTGAGATTCTTTTTAGCTTTCAATTTATAAAGTGCTTGATAGAGTCCGGAGCCCTTTAAAGGAATATAAAATGCGGGAATATCCATCGGTACTTCTTCTTTAGCAACTAGGTACGGTATTCTGCCCGAATAAAATAAACAATCTACCTTATCTCTAAGTTCTATTGTGAAATCTTTCGCTTCTTCTAGCACATCCGACAATCGATAAATAGGCTGAATGGTAGGAAAGAGATCAAAGCACCTTATGAGCGTTTCGCGAATCCAAAGTGGCCCAATTACCCCAACCGTTATATTTGTTTTCATAGCATCCTGGCCTCCAACGTGAAAAGACACATCTCATCATGTGTCTTTTCCTTTTTCTTTATATTTCACTTTCCCTATTAAGATAAGACTGAACGAATTCATCGTCATTTAACTCGGGATAGGTCGAATAGACACGGTCAATTTCTTCTGACTGACCAGAACTTAATACTTCATGATCCATTAAACACCAATTTCCTTGTAGAAGTCCCTGTCTTCTTAGAACCTCATTGATTCCAGCAATGCTTCCTTTAAAATCATTTTTGGAATCAAAGAATGCAGCGTTCGCATCTGTTACATTTTGAGCAATAGTAAACCATTTCTTATCGACTTGATTGCTTTCACGAGCAAGTTTTTGTTGTTCAAACAATTTTACTGCTTCATGCGTCCATACGGACCAATGCCCCAAAAGTCCACCAACAATTTGTTTAGTTACTATTTTACCTTCTAGTTCAAAAGCATACGACGTAAATAAATCTGCAATAATATTATCGTCATTTCCTGTATAAAGCGCAATTTCATCTCTTCTGGAAGAAGCACACACAGCACGTAATACATCTAAAGTAAGATAACGATTGAATGGAGCAATCTTAATTCCTACTACGTTTGGTATTTCCGCAAACGATTCCCAAAAATCATAACTGAAAACTCGGCCACCTACAGCTGGTTGGAGATAGAATCCAAACACCGGCAACTCATTTGCCACTTCTTTCGTTCTTTCCAAAAGTTCCTTTTCAGAATATTCATTTAATCCGCCGTTACTTAATAATACCATATCGTACCCAAGAGATTTAGCAATTTTTGTTTCTTCTAACGCTTGCTCAGTGCCTCCGCAAACACCTGCAATTTTTAAGAAGGGGCGTTGTAATTGAGCTTTCTCTACTTCTTCCATCGCAACTCTAAGAACCGTTTCATACAAATTAAAAGCAGGATCTCGAATTTCAAATTGAGTCGTATGAACACCGACAGCAATTCCACCTACACCAGCTTCCATATAGTATCTTGTCAATCTTCTCTGCGCCTTCTCATCCAGCTTCTTATCTCTAGTCAAAGCTAGAGGATGAGCTGGAATAAATGCTCCATCATGCAAATGCTTAATTAACTCAGGTGTTAATGCCATTAAAACTCCCCCTTCCTCTCTTGGAAGTGAGTTGGTTTATTAATCGTCTCTCCATCATTCGCAACCCAATCAGCTGTCCATTCAATCATTTTTCTTATGGAAACTCGCGGATAACCAAATAATTTATGCGCTTTGCTTGCGTTATTTAACAGTGCATTATCTTGTTCTGCTCCAACAAAGACTGGCTTTTTACCAAACAGACGACCAAATTCGTTAGCGAGCCATCTAACGGAAAGTGTCTCTGGACCAGTTACATTAAGAATAGTTGGAGGCGTACTTGCCAACAATAACGAGCGAATCGCATATTCATTGGCATCCCCTTGCCAAATAACATTTACATGTCCCATCGATATATCAAGCGGCTTTTCGTTATAAACGGATCTAGCGATTTCAAGTATTACTCCATACCGCATATCAATTGCATAATTTAATCTAAAAATAGTGAGAGGTGTTTGATCCTTTTGGGAAAAATAAGTGAAAACTCTTTCCCTACCTAAAGAGGATTGGCCATATTCCCCAATTGGGGCAACCGGATGAAGTTCATCACACCCTCCAAAATATACAGGCACTAATGGATATACGTTCCCTGTTGAAAACGCAACAATATTGGAACCTTTAAAATGTTCTGCTACTCTACCAGGTAAATAAGCATTCATTGCCCATGTATAATGCTCATTACCAGTAGTCCCGAATTTATTACCTGCCATATAAATCACATTTTTCTCTACAGGTAGTCGCTTTAACTCTTCTTCGTTCAGTAAATCCGCGGCAATAGTCTCGATTCCCGCTCTTTCTAAATCCTCTTTCAATGTCCCAGATGAAAAACGGGAAACACCGATTACTTTTTTATCAATACCAGCCTCGTCGATCGCTCTTTTTGCCATCACAGCAAGCGTTGGCCCCATCTTCCCTCCAATTCCTAGAATTAGGATATTACCTTCTATTTTGACTATATCCTCAATCAATGCAGCAGATGGTTCTGTCATTAAGTTTTCTAATTCTTCAACTGTTTTCAACCTATATCCCCCTTATGAAAAAAAGATGTTTTTTACATTGTTAAACGCTAAATAGAATAAAACGAGCAGTCCAATAATCCCTAAAACATTACTTAGCATCTTATTTTTAAGCTCGCCCATCACTTTTTCATCGTTTGCAACAACTAAAATGGAAATAGCGATGAAAGGTACAACAAAAATCGTCACTGCTTGTGCAAAGATAATTAAATTCAATGGTGCTGATCCAAAAACAATCCCAATCACAGAACCAAAGAGCATAACGAGAATTATTAAAAATTTCACTTTCATATTCGATAAGTTATTCCCTACTCCAAAACCGTCCGCCAATAAAGATCCACCGATTGTTGCATTTCCCATTAGAGATGAAAAAGATGCACCAAACAAACCAAGCATGAAAACAAATGTACTCCAACTTCCGAAAAGCGGTTCTAACGCCAACCCCATTTCAGTAGCATCATTTACGATAAGCCCCTGTGGCTTTAAAATTGTTGCAGCAGTAATCATAATAAGAAATGAAATAAAACCTAGAAGAAAAATTCCTAAGAAGGATTCTTTTCTGCCACTTCCTGCATCGGAAATCGTCCAGCCTTTTTCTTTTACTAAATAAGATTGATACAAGGCACCTACAATTGAAAAACTTGTTGCAAATAGCGCAATGATTAACCCTGTACTTCCCTTAGGAATGGTTGGGATGAACCCTTTAAAAATATCTACTAATGAAGGCTGAACCAAAATTACGGTAATAAGAAAAGCAAGAAGCATAATGACTACTAAAACAAGCATTAGTTTTTCTAGAATTTGATAAAATTGTTTTGCAAACAACAAAGCAATGGATAATAGCGTAAAAATGACAATCCAAACTGTTGGATTCAAATTAGTAACTGTAGATACGGCTATACCTGTACCAATCGCATTTCCTGCTTGAAAAGATGCAGTTACGAGAAAAGCTCCTATACCTATTAATAATCCTGCTGCAAAACCCCATTTTTCCTTAATAACTTCTATGAAACTTGATTTTGCTGCTATCCCAATCCTCGTACTCATTTCTGTGTAGACCATCATCAAAATCACAGCTAATACAAGCGTCCATACTAATTGAGACCCATATATTGCCCCTATTTTGGACGACAACGTAACACTACCGGGACCTAGCACCAACGCCGAAGTTATTAGAGCAGGACCTAGATAATTAAAAATATTTTTCTTTGTGCCAACCTTCCTACTTGTTACAGCTCCCAATTTTGCCCCTTCATTCACATTAATCCCCCCATCTAATTAATTATTCTGAATACTTCTATAATTATATTAACTTACCAAAACAATTAATGACATGACTTAAATACGTCTTTAATTCTGCATTGTAAAATTCCATAATATGGCTTAATGAGACAACTGACGGCGTGAACGCGACAACTTATACTCCGTGGACGACAAACAAACACTCGAACACTACCAAGCACTCGTCCAAAGCGACAAACTAAAAAAACCCCTTCATCATTTCTCGATAAAGAGGTTTCCTAAAATTGTATTCATTTAAATTCCTTACTATATTCCTCATCAAACATATGACAACTAACAAATCTTCCTTCACTAACCGTTATTTCACGAGGTACAACATTCTCACACACAGCTTTTCGAAAATTGCATCGAGTATGAAAAGCGCATCCATTTGGTGGATTCGAAGGACTTGGGACGTCTCCAGATAAAATAATTCGTTCCTTTTTTACATCAGGATCAAGTGATGGAACTGCTGACATTAGAGCCTGTGTATAGGGGTGTAGGGGATGTTGAAATAGTTGTTTTTTATCAGACAGCTCCACGATTTTCCCTAAATACATCACACCAATTCGGTCACTCACGTGTTTAACAACACTTAAATCATGTGCGATAAAAATATAAGTAAGTCCAAACGTTTCTTTTAAATCTTGAAATAAATTCAAAATTTGTGCTTGAACAGATACATCTAAAGCGGAAACAGGTTCATCCGCGATGATTAATGCTGGATTAACCGCTATTGCCCTGGCAATCCCAATTCGTTGCCTTTGTCCGCCACTAAACTCATGTGGATAACGGCCAATGTGGATTGGACTCAAACCAACCTTTTTTAGTAGTTCTTTAACCTTTTCTTTTCTTTCGTTAGCACTCTGACCGATTTGGTGTGTAGAGAGAGCTTCTTCTAGAATTGCTCCTACAGTCATTTTAGGATTGAGAGAGGCAAAGGGATCTTGGAATACTATTTGCATATCGCTTCTCACTTTTCTTAAATCAGTTTGATTTAATGTTGTCACTTCATTTCCCTGAAACTGGACCGAGCCTTCTGTTGGTTCAATTAAGCGAAGGATACTTCTTCCCATTGTTGATTTTCCGCATCCACTTTCCCCAACTATACCAAGCGTTTCCCCTTTGCTCACAGAAAAACTAATACCGTCCACGGCTTTAATAACCTGAGTTCCCTTGTTAAAAAGGTTTTTCTTCATAGGAAAGTGAGTTTTCAAGTTCTTTACAGTTAGTAAGGTCTGGTTCAAACAGTCACCCCCTGCTCCTCATACAACCAGCATCTAACAAATTGAGATTCTGTCTTGAATAATGGTGGGTTTTCCTCACGACATTTAGCATGTGCATACTGGCAGCGAGATAGAAAAGGACATCCCGATTTAATTACACCTAGGTTTGGGACATTCCCTTCAATTGGAGTTAGTCTATCCTCGTTTTCACTATCGATATTCGGAACGGATTTTAACAGACCAATTGTATATGGATGCTTTGGTTGCTTAAAAATAGTACGTACGTCTGCTTGTTCCACAATCTGCCCATAATACATGACAATTACTCGATCTGCCATTTCCGATATTACGCCTAAATCATGGGTTATCAATAAGATGGCAGTATTATATTCTTTCTGCAATGTATTCATCAAATCTAATATTTGAGCTTGAATCGTTACATCAAGCGCAGTAGTCGGTTCGTCTGCAATTAGTAATTTGGGATTACAAGCTATAGCCATGGCAATCATAATTCTCTGCCTCATCCCCCCTGATAATTGATGGGGATACTCATCCACTATGCTTTCTGCACGAGGTATACCAACCTTCTTTAGGATATCTATTGTTTTTTCCTTACTATTTGTTTTATTTGCTAGTCCATGTAAATAGAGGACTTCGCTAATCTGCTTTCCAATTTTATGCACTGGATTTAATGAAGTCATAGGCTCTTGGAAGATCATAGATATCTTATTTCCACGTATGGAACGCATCTTTTTTTCTGAAAATAAGTTCAGGTCTTCCCCTTCAAATATTATTTCA encodes:
- a CDS encoding Gfo/Idh/MocA family oxidoreductase, with amino-acid sequence MNIGLIGLDTSHSEIFTRLLNDSSDPHHVKGARITHAIPTFSKDLPISADRFPQYFELVTTKYGVVPVDDVDEFMNLVDAVIIGTVDGRNHLDWFKKVVGYGKPVFIDKPIVMSSTEMEEVIKLSKEFNTHVMSSSSLRFSESVMKVATNKDILSGYFFGPTPLQAQMPGYFWYGIHLVEMVVTLFGTAVEDMELKFLPDCEQLHLTFSNGNHVIIRGENSWHNRFGAVLHSKEHVYTLKLWEEEKPYYAGLLEHVIKFFETGVTSVPLEETAEIIHIIERINQLKENS
- a CDS encoding dihydrodipicolinate synthase family protein, whose protein sequence is MALTPELIKHLHDGAFIPAHPLALTRDKKLDEKAQRRLTRYYMEAGVGGIAVGVHTTQFEIRDPAFNLYETVLRVAMEEVEKAQLQRPFLKIAGVCGGTEQALEETKIAKSLGYDMVLLSNGGLNEYSEKELLERTKEVANELPVFGFYLQPAVGGRVFSYDFWESFAEIPNVVGIKIAPFNRYLTLDVLRAVCASSRRDEIALYTGNDDNIIADLFTSYAFELEGKIVTKQIVGGLLGHWSVWTHEAVKLFEQQKLARESNQVDKKWFTIAQNVTDANAAFFDSKNDFKGSIAGINEVLRRQGLLQGNWCLMDHEVLSSGQSEEIDRVYSTYPELNDDEFVQSYLNRESEI
- a CDS encoding NAD-dependent epimerase/dehydratase family protein, with protein sequence MKTVEELENLMTEPSAALIEDIVKIEGNILILGIGGKMGPTLAVMAKRAIDEAGIDKKVIGVSRFSSGTLKEDLERAGIETIAADLLNEEELKRLPVEKNVIYMAGNKFGTTGNEHYTWAMNAYLPGRVAEHFKGSNIVAFSTGNVYPLVPVYFGGCDELHPVAPIGEYGQSSLGRERVFTYFSQKDQTPLTIFRLNYAIDMRYGVILEIARSVYNEKPLDISMGHVNVIWQGDANEYAIRSLLLASTPPTILNVTGPETLSVRWLANEFGRLFGKKPVFVGAEQDNALLNNASKAHKLFGYPRVSIRKMIEWTADWVANDGETINKPTHFQERKGEF
- a CDS encoding Nramp family divalent metal transporter, yielding MNEGAKLGAVTSRKVGTKKNIFNYLGPALITSALVLGPGSVTLSSKIGAIYGSQLVWTLVLAVILMMVYTEMSTRIGIAAKSSFIEVIKEKWGFAAGLLIGIGAFLVTASFQAGNAIGTGIAVSTVTNLNPTVWIVIFTLLSIALLFAKQFYQILEKLMLVLVVIMLLAFLITVILVQPSLVDIFKGFIPTIPKGSTGLIIALFATSFSIVGALYQSYLVKEKGWTISDAGSGRKESFLGIFLLGFISFLIMITAATILKPQGLIVNDATEMGLALEPLFGSWSTFVFMLGLFGASFSSLMGNATIGGSLLADGFGVGNNLSNMKVKFLIILVMLFGSVIGIVFGSAPLNLIIFAQAVTIFVVPFIAISILVVANDEKVMGELKNKMLSNVLGIIGLLVLFYLAFNNVKNIFFS
- a CDS encoding ABC transporter ATP-binding protein; the protein is MNQTLLTVKNLKTHFPMKKNLFNKGTQVIKAVDGISFSVSKGETLGIVGESGCGKSTMGRSILRLIEPTEGSVQFQGNEVTTLNQTDLRKVRSDMQIVFQDPFASLNPKMTVGAILEEALSTHQIGQSANERKEKVKELLKKVGLSPIHIGRYPHEFSGGQRQRIGIARAIAVNPALIIADEPVSALDVSVQAQILNLFQDLKETFGLTYIFIAHDLSVVKHVSDRIGVMYLGKIVELSDKKQLFQHPLHPYTQALMSAVPSLDPDVKKERIILSGDVPSPSNPPNGCAFHTRCNFRKAVCENVVPREITVSEGRFVSCHMFDEEYSKEFK
- a CDS encoding ABC transporter ATP-binding protein, producing the protein METELLKVENVHISFKDEEAGQISAVKNLSFHINDGETVGLVGESGCGKSVTALSLMRLIEKSASFIEGEIIFEGEDLNLFSEKKMRSIRGNKISMIFQEPMTSLNPVHKIGKQISEVLYLHGLANKTNSKEKTIDILKKVGIPRAESIVDEYPHQLSGGMRQRIMIAMAIACNPKLLIADEPTTALDVTIQAQILDLMNTLQKEYNTAILLITHDLGVISEMADRVIVMYYGQIVEQADVRTIFKQPKHPYTIGLLKSVPNIDSENEDRLTPIEGNVPNLGVIKSGCPFLSRCQYAHAKCREENPPLFKTESQFVRCWLYEEQGVTV